The proteins below are encoded in one region of Bremerella sp. P1:
- a CDS encoding substrate-binding domain-containing protein yields the protein MLQGLLNYIEEYPNIQVRDFRFSSNDPNLVGNPPWAGKVDGAIVSAGRNAGITTWLKRGKVPVVLASGDLIDSGFVSVYTDVHSVGRLAASHLTEAGFEHIAFVGYQKSDGSKRRRDGLADELTKRGIKLKAVALKEIPVDTVDEDREISESTVEKIQQLLEKSPKPLAVVALNDVVAEFVAKIALEMGLSIPDEIGVLGVGDSERARMADPPLSSVHTPGVEIGYRCASLLHSMILGNTPKETVFEIPAEQVSARRSTTGWKRAAVTDIDRAVSYIREHACDGIRLKDVSSAVRIPIRTLEIEFKKQIGRSMGEVIREVRLERVKHLLETTNLSTQRIAAMVGYSHYSYLNKLLRDELNVTPSQYRKQQRKANAELES from the coding sequence GTGTTGCAAGGACTACTCAATTACATCGAAGAGTATCCCAACATTCAAGTTCGCGACTTTCGATTCTCGAGCAACGACCCCAACCTGGTCGGCAATCCTCCGTGGGCGGGCAAAGTGGACGGGGCCATCGTTTCCGCTGGTCGCAACGCCGGCATCACCACTTGGCTCAAGCGAGGCAAAGTCCCGGTAGTCCTGGCCAGTGGCGACTTGATTGATTCCGGCTTCGTCTCGGTCTACACCGATGTGCATTCGGTCGGTCGACTTGCCGCGTCTCACCTGACCGAAGCAGGCTTCGAGCACATTGCCTTCGTCGGATACCAGAAGTCGGACGGATCGAAACGACGCCGCGACGGACTCGCGGATGAACTCACCAAGCGCGGCATCAAGCTCAAGGCCGTTGCCCTCAAGGAAATCCCGGTGGATACGGTTGATGAAGACCGAGAGATCTCCGAATCAACGGTCGAAAAGATTCAACAGCTACTAGAGAAGTCCCCCAAGCCGCTTGCCGTTGTCGCGCTTAACGACGTCGTGGCCGAGTTTGTCGCGAAGATCGCCCTCGAAATGGGGCTCTCGATTCCTGATGAAATCGGCGTGCTGGGCGTGGGAGACTCGGAACGTGCTCGCATGGCCGATCCACCACTTTCCAGCGTGCATACGCCCGGCGTCGAGATTGGCTACCGCTGTGCGTCGCTACTGCACTCGATGATCTTAGGGAACACCCCGAAGGAAACCGTTTTCGAGATCCCCGCCGAGCAGGTCTCGGCCAGGCGTTCAACCACCGGCTGGAAACGTGCCGCGGTGACCGATATCGATCGGGCCGTGAGCTACATTCGCGAACATGCCTGCGACGGTATTCGCTTGAAGGATGTTTCGAGTGCAGTCCGAATTCCGATCCGTACCTTAGAGATCGAATTCAAAAAGCAGATCGGCCGCTCGATGGGGGAAGTGATCCGCGAAGTTCGCTTGGAACGCGTGAAGCATTTGCTCGAGACGACTAATCTCTCGACGCAGCGGATCGCAGCCATGGTGGGCTACAGTCACTATTCCTACTTGAATAAGTTGCTGCGTGACGAATTGAATGTCACCCCCAGCCAGTACCGCAAACAGCAGCGGAAAGCCAACGCTGAGCTGGAATCGTAA
- a CDS encoding Gfo/Idh/MocA family protein — MKRRTFLAASSAALVLPSAAYAITPPRPTAVIGHTGRGNYGHGLDTMWLKISETQVVAVADADPRGLSLATKRLEGAKGFADYQVMLHTVKPEYVSVCPRHPDQHFDMVLAAIEAGAKGIYCEKPFVRNPAEADALIAAAEKRGTKVAVAHRNRYHPALEHIDTLIESGELGKVLELRGKGKGDHRGGGEDLWVLGSHIVNLFCYFGGGKPKSVSGMLLQDGKLVTRQDVKRGNEGLGQLAGNEVHARFLMDNGMVAYYESIANDGTSPNGYCFQIIGSKGTVTWHIDRDPVAHFTPGNPYDPANTPRKWIPITSQGVGKEETDPESIQKVHNHVAAGTDLLWAVSGNSAPKCDIQDAAWTVEMICGVFESHRQGGKIVEFPLKERENPLAKL; from the coding sequence ATGAAACGCCGTACCTTCCTTGCTGCCTCGTCCGCTGCCTTGGTTTTACCGTCGGCGGCCTATGCGATCACTCCTCCGCGTCCCACCGCCGTGATCGGGCATACTGGCCGCGGCAACTATGGGCATGGGCTCGATACGATGTGGCTTAAGATCAGCGAGACACAAGTGGTGGCCGTGGCCGACGCCGATCCGCGTGGCTTGTCGCTGGCCACCAAACGGCTGGAAGGGGCCAAAGGATTTGCCGACTACCAGGTCATGCTCCATACCGTGAAGCCCGAGTACGTTTCCGTTTGTCCGCGACATCCCGACCAGCACTTCGATATGGTCCTGGCCGCCATCGAGGCAGGCGCCAAGGGGATCTACTGCGAGAAGCCATTCGTTCGTAACCCAGCCGAAGCCGATGCCCTGATCGCCGCGGCCGAGAAACGCGGCACCAAGGTCGCCGTCGCGCATCGCAATCGCTATCACCCGGCGCTGGAGCATATCGATACGCTCATCGAATCGGGCGAGCTTGGCAAAGTCCTGGAGCTGCGCGGCAAAGGCAAGGGAGACCATCGCGGGGGTGGCGAAGACCTGTGGGTGTTGGGCTCGCACATCGTCAACTTGTTCTGCTACTTCGGCGGCGGCAAACCGAAGAGTGTCTCCGGTATGCTGCTGCAAGATGGCAAGCTGGTTACCCGCCAGGATGTTAAACGTGGCAACGAAGGTCTGGGACAGCTAGCCGGCAACGAAGTGCATGCCCGCTTCCTAATGGACAACGGCATGGTTGCATACTACGAGTCGATCGCCAACGACGGCACCAGCCCCAATGGCTACTGCTTTCAAATCATCGGCAGCAAGGGAACGGTTACCTGGCACATCGACCGCGACCCGGTCGCCCACTTCACGCCGGGCAACCCTTACGATCCAGCGAACACGCCTCGCAAGTGGATTCCAATTACTTCCCAGGGAGTCGGCAAAGAGGAAACGGATCCTGAATCAATCCAAAAGGTTCACAACCACGTCGCTGCGGGAACCGACTTACTGTGGGCGGTGTCCGGCAATAGTGCTCCTAAGTGCGATATTCAGGATGCTGCCTGGACCGTGGAAATGATCTGCGGCGTCTTCGAATCGCATCGCCAAGGCGGAAAGATCGTCGAGTTCCCTCTCAAGGAACGAGAAAACCCGCTTGCGAAGCTTTAA
- a CDS encoding sulfatase-like hydrolase/transferase: MIIATRMALACLLLTVGLMATASAAERPNILFIIADDQSPFDFKFYNQDSKLHTPVIDQLAADGMVFDGAYHMGSWSGAVCTPSRHMVMSGRTVWHIPSRMNRKRNPNEGNAGLVPENLPEYTMAAVFNRAGYDTMRTCKKGNSYDGANKQFTVVRDASKRGGTEETGSAWHGKQVLDYLNEREKANDKDPFLIYFGFSHPHDTRDGTPELLEKYGSINHTKQTTLPEPNDKQPQMPPNWLPKHPFENSHLNVRDEVSVSGVWTNRDEATIRNELGREFACSENIDIQIGKVLDKLEAMGELDNTYIIYTADHGMAIGRHGLQGKQNLYQHTWRVPFVVKGPGIKSGTRAEGNIYLLDVLATICDLTGVEAPKTNEGESFKPVLMGEKDTVRDVLYGVYCGGEKPGMRCVKKGDWKLLKYDVPSAGVQETQLFNLAENPHEFLPQHHAKEVIAMTGMTPEKHQTNLADDPKYAPQRKELEALLQAEMKRLDDPFVLWDQAK, encoded by the coding sequence ATGATCATCGCTACTCGAATGGCACTCGCGTGTTTGCTTCTGACGGTCGGCCTAATGGCGACCGCTTCGGCAGCCGAACGGCCGAATATCTTGTTTATCATTGCCGACGATCAATCTCCGTTTGACTTCAAGTTCTACAATCAGGACTCCAAGCTCCATACACCCGTGATCGACCAACTGGCGGCCGACGGCATGGTCTTCGATGGGGCCTATCATATGGGCTCGTGGTCGGGAGCAGTTTGCACACCATCGCGACACATGGTGATGAGTGGTCGCACCGTGTGGCACATTCCTAGCCGAATGAACCGCAAGCGAAACCCGAATGAAGGGAATGCGGGCCTGGTTCCTGAGAACCTTCCGGAATACACCATGGCCGCCGTGTTCAATCGTGCCGGGTACGACACGATGCGAACCTGTAAGAAGGGGAACAGCTACGACGGGGCTAACAAGCAGTTCACCGTCGTTCGGGATGCTTCGAAGCGGGGTGGCACCGAAGAGACCGGTAGTGCCTGGCATGGCAAGCAGGTTCTCGATTATTTAAATGAGCGAGAGAAGGCGAACGACAAAGATCCGTTTCTGATTTACTTCGGGTTCTCGCACCCGCACGATACGCGTGACGGTACGCCGGAACTGCTGGAGAAGTACGGTTCGATCAATCACACCAAGCAGACGACACTGCCGGAGCCCAACGACAAGCAGCCACAGATGCCGCCCAACTGGTTGCCCAAGCATCCGTTTGAGAATAGCCACTTGAACGTGCGCGACGAAGTGTCTGTCAGTGGCGTGTGGACGAACCGTGACGAGGCGACCATCCGCAACGAACTGGGGCGTGAGTTTGCCTGCAGTGAAAACATCGACATCCAGATCGGCAAGGTGTTGGACAAGCTCGAAGCGATGGGGGAACTCGACAACACCTACATCATCTACACTGCGGACCACGGCATGGCGATTGGTCGTCATGGTCTGCAAGGGAAGCAGAACCTTTACCAGCACACCTGGCGCGTTCCGTTTGTCGTCAAAGGCCCTGGCATCAAGTCTGGCACGCGTGCTGAGGGGAATATCTACTTGTTGGACGTGTTGGCAACGATCTGCGACCTGACTGGCGTTGAGGCGCCCAAGACCAACGAAGGCGAAAGCTTCAAGCCCGTATTAATGGGCGAAAAGGATACCGTTCGCGACGTGCTGTACGGCGTGTACTGTGGCGGCGAAAAGCCTGGCATGCGATGCGTGAAGAAAGGTGACTGGAAGCTGCTGAAGTACGATGTGCCCAGTGCCGGTGTGCAAGAGACGCAGCTGTTCAACCTGGCCGAGAACCCGCACGAGTTCCTGCCGCAGCATCACGCCAAGGAAGTGATCGCCATGACTGGCATGACTCCCGAGAAGCATCAAACGAACCTGGCCGACGATCCGAAGTACGCGCCCCAGCGAAAAGAATTGGAAGCCTTGCTGCAGGCAGAAATGAAACGCCTGGACGATCCGTTCGTGCTGTGGGATCAGGCCAAGTAA
- a CDS encoding sulfatase family protein yields the protein MTSRVTWFCLALVLFVPQILWGAEKPNIVFIMCDDLGYGDVQCLNPEHGKIATPGADALAKQGMTFTDAHSGSSVCTPTRYGLLTGRYSWRTTLQKGVVTGFAPCLIDEDRPTVASFLKEHGYQTAIIGKWHLNFQYCDPQTGKPYKAKDFKSPPVGTKIPDGPLARGFDYYHGFHHARDMQTVIENDTVIAHDPPIHMLPRLTRKSVEYIDQHAGGKQPFFLYIPLGSPHTPILPTEAWQGKSGLGDYGDFVMETDNVVVEVSKALERNGLTDNTLVIFTSDNGCSKAAGIQKLAEQGHIVSAHLRGSKADIWDGGHRVPFLVRWPGKVEAGSTSDQLICLTDWFATAAELIGAEVPSDACEDSVSFLPALSGKPISSTRTGVVHHSVSGHFAYRQGPWKLALARGSGGWSSPNEKQAGKNAPKAQLYNMTEDVGEQDNRYLTEVSIAQRLLKQLQADVERGRSTDGPKSKNDTNNIDLWKSEKN from the coding sequence ATGACCTCTCGAGTGACTTGGTTTTGCTTGGCGTTAGTGCTATTTGTACCGCAGATTCTGTGGGGCGCAGAGAAGCCGAACATCGTCTTCATCATGTGTGATGATCTCGGCTATGGAGACGTCCAGTGTCTCAATCCCGAGCACGGTAAGATTGCCACGCCGGGTGCCGATGCACTCGCCAAGCAGGGCATGACCTTCACCGATGCTCATAGCGGTTCATCCGTTTGTACGCCGACTCGCTACGGCTTGTTGACCGGGCGTTACAGTTGGCGGACCACGTTGCAAAAGGGTGTGGTAACCGGTTTTGCCCCTTGCTTGATTGACGAAGACCGCCCGACCGTGGCCAGTTTTTTGAAAGAGCACGGCTATCAGACGGCGATCATTGGCAAGTGGCACTTGAACTTTCAGTACTGCGATCCTCAAACGGGCAAGCCATATAAGGCGAAGGACTTCAAGTCGCCGCCGGTGGGCACCAAGATTCCGGATGGCCCGCTGGCTCGCGGATTCGATTATTACCACGGCTTTCACCACGCGCGTGACATGCAGACGGTGATCGAGAACGATACGGTCATTGCCCATGATCCTCCCATCCATATGCTGCCGCGACTTACCAGGAAGAGCGTCGAGTACATCGATCAGCATGCGGGCGGCAAGCAACCTTTCTTCCTGTACATTCCGCTCGGCTCGCCCCATACACCAATCCTGCCGACCGAAGCCTGGCAGGGCAAAAGCGGCCTGGGGGACTACGGCGACTTCGTGATGGAGACCGATAACGTCGTCGTCGAGGTCAGTAAGGCACTCGAGCGTAACGGTCTGACCGACAATACCTTGGTCATCTTCACCAGTGACAATGGCTGTAGCAAAGCGGCCGGCATCCAGAAGCTGGCCGAGCAGGGGCACATCGTTAGTGCCCATCTTCGCGGCTCAAAGGCCGACATCTGGGACGGCGGACATCGTGTACCGTTTCTCGTGCGTTGGCCTGGCAAAGTTGAAGCAGGTTCGACAAGCGATCAGTTGATCTGCTTGACCGACTGGTTTGCGACTGCAGCCGAGTTGATCGGGGCCGAGGTTCCGTCGGACGCTTGCGAGGATAGCGTCAGCTTTCTGCCAGCACTCTCCGGCAAGCCGATCTCTTCGACTCGAACTGGTGTTGTCCATCATTCGGTCAGTGGGCACTTCGCCTATCGACAAGGTCCGTGGAAGTTGGCCCTTGCTCGCGGATCCGGCGGGTGGAGTTCCCCCAATGAAAAGCAGGCGGGTAAGAATGCTCCCAAGGCGCAGCTTTACAACATGACCGAAGACGTTGGTGAACAGGACAATCGCTACCTGACCGAAGTGTCGATTGCCCAGCGACTGTTAAAGCAACTGCAAGCCGACGTCGAGCGTGGTCGTAGCACCGACGGACCGAAATCAAAGAACGATACGAATAACATCGACCTTTGGAAGAGTGAAAAGAACTGA
- a CDS encoding sulfatase family protein, with amino-acid sequence MMRPLLFAALLLALVSTSAGTLRAAEKDQPNILILYADDLGFGDLSCYNAKGKIPTPNLDKLAASGTRFTDGHSSSGICTPSRYALLTGRHHWRDFHGIVNAFGGSVFKPERLTMPEMLKEQGYTTACIGKWHLGWDWNAIRKNKGIQPDSFDWTKSIPDGPLAHGFDHYFGDTVINFPPYAWIKDDKMAQIPDTMKDESKWKKIKEGSWECRPGPMVTGWDPYAVLPTLTDQGVEYLESRKDQKEPFFLYFAFPCPHAPIIPNDAFDGKSGAGPFGDFVVETDAMVGRLLAALEASGQADNTIVVFTADNGPEHYAYARDAKYGHWSPEPFRGLKRDIYEGGHHVPFIVRWPGVTKPGSVSDALVSQIDLMETFASALGYKLPDDAAEDSHDMLPHLKGETEDVRASHVHNTFDKQYAIRDGDWLLVDHKTGYRSKGWQAWEPRHNYPGDDDQPVELYNLKNDIGQRHNLAADHPEKVEQMQKLLAKIQQQGHSAPRLAK; translated from the coding sequence ATGATGCGACCCCTTCTGTTTGCTGCGCTATTATTGGCTTTGGTTAGTACGTCGGCCGGTACGCTGCGTGCCGCCGAAAAAGACCAGCCCAACATTTTGATTCTCTATGCCGATGATCTTGGGTTCGGCGATCTCTCTTGCTACAACGCCAAGGGAAAGATCCCCACGCCCAATCTCGACAAGCTCGCGGCTTCCGGCACGCGATTCACCGATGGGCATTCTTCGTCCGGCATCTGCACACCCAGTCGCTATGCACTGCTTACCGGTCGACATCATTGGCGCGACTTTCATGGGATCGTGAATGCATTTGGTGGATCGGTCTTCAAGCCTGAGCGTTTGACCATGCCAGAGATGCTCAAAGAGCAAGGCTACACCACCGCCTGCATCGGTAAATGGCACCTGGGCTGGGACTGGAATGCGATTCGTAAGAACAAAGGCATTCAGCCTGACAGCTTCGATTGGACGAAATCGATCCCTGACGGACCGCTCGCTCACGGCTTCGATCATTACTTTGGCGATACGGTGATCAACTTTCCGCCGTATGCCTGGATCAAAGATGACAAGATGGCCCAGATCCCCGACACGATGAAAGACGAGTCGAAGTGGAAGAAGATTAAGGAAGGGAGTTGGGAATGTCGTCCGGGTCCGATGGTCACCGGTTGGGATCCCTATGCCGTGCTGCCGACGCTGACCGATCAAGGCGTCGAGTATCTTGAGTCGCGAAAAGATCAGAAGGAACCGTTCTTCCTCTACTTCGCGTTTCCTTGTCCCCATGCTCCGATCATTCCCAACGATGCCTTCGACGGAAAGAGTGGTGCCGGACCCTTCGGTGACTTTGTCGTCGAAACCGACGCGATGGTCGGCCGACTGCTCGCTGCTTTGGAAGCATCGGGCCAGGCCGACAACACGATCGTTGTCTTCACGGCCGACAATGGGCCTGAGCATTACGCCTATGCTCGCGATGCGAAGTATGGTCACTGGTCGCCAGAGCCGTTCCGCGGTTTGAAGCGAGACATCTACGAAGGTGGCCATCACGTGCCGTTTATCGTCCGTTGGCCAGGCGTGACCAAGCCTGGCAGTGTAAGTGATGCTTTGGTTTCGCAGATCGACTTGATGGAGACCTTTGCTTCGGCACTCGGCTATAAGTTGCCGGATGATGCCGCCGAAGATTCACACGACATGCTGCCACACCTCAAGGGTGAGACCGAAGACGTTCGGGCATCGCACGTGCATAACACGTTCGACAAACAGTATGCCATCCGAGACGGCGACTGGCTGCTGGTCGATCACAAGACCGGCTATCGCTCGAAGGGCTGGCAAGCCTGGGAGCCTCGGCACAATTATCCAGGCGACGACGATCAACCGGTCGAGTTGTACAACCTAAAGAACGACATCGGTCAGCGTCACAACCTGGCGGCCGATCACCCCGAGAAGGTTGAGCAGATGCAGAAGCTGTTGGCCAAGATCCAGCAGCAAGGCCACTCCGCACCCCGTTTGGCGAAATAG
- the ypfJ gene encoding KPN_02809 family neutral zinc metallopeptidase produces MRWRGRRGSENVEDRRSSRGPAVAGGGSILGILLIMLLVWLLGGNPLAILRGLAVQQPGGAPAEVNPADDERAQFVSVVLADTEDVWGEQFQLVGKQYRDPTLVMFRGTVQSACGFQQAATGPFYCPLDQKVYIDLSFFDEMDNNLGAGGDFARAYVIAHEVGHHVQNLLGISEEVHRARTRVGKEEANELSVRQELQADFLAGVWAHHAQQNWNILEEGDIEEALNAATAIGDDRLQMEARGYVVPESFTHGSSKQRARWFYKGLKTGDMDQGDTFSIPYNQL; encoded by the coding sequence ATGCGATGGCGAGGACGACGCGGTAGCGAGAATGTTGAGGATCGGCGATCTTCCCGTGGCCCGGCAGTGGCTGGCGGCGGAAGTATCTTGGGCATCTTGCTGATCATGCTGCTGGTGTGGCTGCTTGGTGGTAACCCCTTGGCCATTTTGCGCGGACTGGCCGTTCAGCAACCAGGTGGTGCTCCGGCCGAAGTCAATCCGGCCGATGACGAGCGAGCTCAGTTTGTTTCCGTCGTGTTGGCCGATACCGAGGACGTCTGGGGCGAGCAGTTTCAACTAGTCGGCAAGCAGTACCGCGACCCCACGCTGGTCATGTTCCGCGGGACGGTCCAGTCGGCGTGTGGTTTTCAACAAGCGGCGACCGGCCCCTTCTACTGCCCGCTGGACCAAAAGGTATACATCGATCTCAGCTTCTTCGACGAAATGGACAATAACCTGGGGGCTGGAGGTGACTTCGCCCGAGCCTATGTGATCGCTCACGAAGTGGGACATCACGTGCAGAACCTATTGGGCATCAGCGAAGAAGTCCACCGCGCGCGTACGCGAGTCGGCAAAGAGGAAGCCAACGAGCTCTCCGTCCGACAGGAACTTCAAGCCGATTTTCTCGCCGGTGTCTGGGCACACCATGCCCAGCAGAACTGGAACATCCTGGAAGAAGGGGACATCGAAGAAGCCTTGAACGCGGCGACCGCTATTGGTGACGATCGATTGCAAATGGAAGCACGCGGGTACGTTGTGCCTGAGTCCTTCACCCACGGCAGTTCCAAGCAGCGTGCCCGCTGGTTCTATAAAGGTTTAAAGACCGGCGACATGGACCAGGGAGACACGTTCAGCATCCCCTACAACCAGCTTTAG
- a CDS encoding sialate O-acetylesterase: MVRKFLFLLALLSCVFAHRTAVAEPFQWASPFGDHMILQRDMPIRVWGWGTPGEKVTVKIGDQLVMSKDPQATTTVAADGSWKVSLEAMQAGSGYELIARSGEQTLIAQDVMFGEVWICSGQSNMQMGYKGIPEIKKLADRLTSQQVRCLQITQDVAFEEQDRCQAKWIAGPGNSAVATTFAYDLQKSLNVPVAVIETSWGSSSIEGWMPRSLGKDLPHFQAALNQLDTEEHDRVASLIAKQAGGERWTRDENIFLRKRPNLLYNAMLHPLEPLSVRGMVWYQGEANSHSLVTMKQYGETLKLWTQLLRDRFQNEDFQMLAVMLPRYGRMAATSPTKDVESPIAHGWAWMRESQAKLLELPNTGLANTIDLGHLTNIHPTDKRPIGKRLAMIALNYLQPGRVDPSGPQLKSMQIDGATAVVSLSHARGLKTTDGNDPTGFWISGKDRKWKPAVAKINGETVRLTSEDVPDPVAVRYAFASFPQVNLINDWDLPAVPFRTDDYAP, from the coding sequence ATGGTCCGAAAGTTTTTGTTTCTGCTTGCCCTCTTGTCGTGTGTTTTCGCGCACAGAACGGCCGTCGCTGAGCCATTTCAGTGGGCGTCTCCTTTCGGTGATCACATGATTCTGCAGCGCGATATGCCGATTCGGGTTTGGGGCTGGGGAACACCAGGCGAGAAGGTCACCGTGAAGATCGGCGACCAGCTGGTTATGAGCAAGGATCCGCAGGCCACCACCACGGTCGCCGCCGACGGCAGTTGGAAGGTATCGCTGGAGGCTATGCAAGCCGGCAGCGGTTATGAGCTGATTGCCCGGAGCGGCGAGCAGACGCTGATCGCCCAGGATGTCATGTTCGGCGAAGTGTGGATTTGTAGTGGACAGTCCAACATGCAAATGGGCTACAAGGGTATCCCCGAAATCAAGAAACTCGCGGATAGGCTGACTTCACAGCAGGTTCGCTGTTTGCAGATCACACAGGACGTGGCGTTCGAGGAGCAAGATCGTTGCCAGGCAAAGTGGATCGCCGGCCCTGGCAACAGTGCCGTTGCCACCACGTTCGCTTACGACTTGCAGAAGTCGCTAAACGTGCCGGTCGCTGTTATTGAAACCTCCTGGGGAAGCTCGTCCATCGAAGGCTGGATGCCGCGCAGTTTGGGTAAGGACCTGCCTCACTTCCAAGCGGCACTGAATCAGTTGGACACCGAAGAGCACGACCGCGTCGCCAGCTTGATCGCCAAACAGGCAGGCGGCGAGCGATGGACGCGCGATGAAAACATTTTCCTCCGCAAGCGGCCGAATCTTCTGTATAACGCGATGTTGCATCCGCTCGAACCACTTAGCGTTCGCGGGATGGTGTGGTATCAGGGAGAAGCCAACTCGCATTCGCTCGTGACGATGAAGCAGTATGGCGAGACGCTCAAGCTATGGACCCAACTGCTGCGGGATCGCTTTCAGAACGAGGACTTCCAGATGCTGGCCGTCATGCTTCCTCGCTATGGTCGCATGGCTGCTACGTCGCCGACCAAGGATGTTGAGTCACCCATCGCGCACGGATGGGCATGGATGCGCGAGTCGCAGGCCAAGCTCTTGGAACTGCCCAACACCGGGCTGGCGAACACGATCGATCTGGGACACCTCACTAACATTCATCCGACCGACAAACGTCCCATTGGTAAACGGTTGGCGATGATCGCGCTGAACTATCTTCAGCCGGGCAGAGTCGATCCGTCCGGTCCGCAATTGAAGAGCATGCAGATCGATGGAGCGACAGCCGTGGTATCGCTTAGTCATGCCCGAGGTCTGAAGACCACGGACGGCAACGACCCAACGGGATTTTGGATTTCCGGCAAGGATCGCAAGTGGAAGCCAGCGGTGGCCAAGATCAACGGCGAGACGGTTCGCTTGACCAGCGAAGACGTCCCTGATCCGGTCGCCGTTCGCTACGCGTTTGCCTCGTTCCCGCAAGTGAATTTGATCAACGACTGGGATTTGCCGGCGGTGCCGTTCCGAACGGATGACTACGCGCCGTAG
- a CDS encoding alpha/beta hydrolase: protein MMTRQTFLRALLLLAVPSLLYAEDTGSKLETDIPYRTEAGLDDYAKQQCRVDVFTPASNGFATVVWFHGGGLEAGDKKIPDYLMHNGYAVVSANYRHSPQVNAPVYLEDAAAAVAWTFANIQKYGGDPSKIFISGHSAGGYLTSMLVLDERWLKPHGISPNDLAGAIPHSGQTFTHFTIRMERGLGRETGVADDLAPLYHVRKDTPPLLLTTGDRNLEFPFRYEENALLFKMLESVKHPDVQLYELQGFTHGNMVEPGVLLMTQFIKKHAKGD from the coding sequence ATGATGACTCGCCAGACCTTCCTTCGCGCATTGCTCCTACTCGCTGTTCCTTCCCTGCTATATGCGGAGGATACCGGTTCCAAGCTGGAAACCGACATCCCTTACCGCACGGAAGCTGGCCTGGACGACTACGCCAAACAGCAGTGCCGCGTCGATGTATTTACGCCAGCAAGTAATGGTTTTGCCACCGTGGTTTGGTTTCATGGCGGAGGCCTCGAAGCTGGCGATAAGAAGATCCCCGACTACTTAATGCACAACGGCTACGCGGTCGTCTCGGCCAATTATCGGCATAGCCCCCAGGTGAACGCACCGGTCTACTTGGAAGATGCCGCCGCAGCAGTTGCCTGGACGTTTGCCAACATCCAGAAGTACGGCGGCGATCCCAGCAAGATCTTCATCAGCGGTCACTCGGCCGGCGGCTACCTGACCAGTATGCTGGTGCTCGACGAGCGTTGGCTCAAGCCGCACGGAATTAGTCCGAACGACCTGGCCGGTGCTATCCCCCACAGCGGCCAAACCTTCACGCACTTCACGATCCGCATGGAACGAGGCCTCGGCCGCGAGACTGGTGTCGCCGACGACCTGGCCCCGCTCTATCACGTTCGCAAAGACACGCCACCACTGCTGCTCACCACGGGCGATCGCAACCTGGAATTCCCCTTCCGCTACGAAGAAAACGCCCTGCTCTTCAAAATGCTGGAGTCGGTCAAACACCCCGACGTTCAGCTCTACGAACTACAAGGCTTCACCCACGGCAACATGGTCGAGCCAGGCGTTCTGCTGATGACGCAGTTCATCAAGAAGCACGCGAAGGGCGACTAA
- a CDS encoding CHAP domain-containing protein, translating into MPAWTVKNAWTPSTIQSYRNYAKTNGPRRAGNLRSTCEDLSIRMVVDFAEQNNLPVFFGNNANSQGLDPAKFNSKAAYLDAVLPSTGASDLLDYNTVVMVKGAQKGNANVSLPLAKPGDLIILYQGGGHVQVVTSVTPGTVNIVQGNFRPSSQRCGRIDRVWNGQNQNDPASRCYIGEIVAQKAYTRSGTPPKWTFTGGRDEFSKEGRLCIWDFDGWNDFVPNYNRAKATTP; encoded by the coding sequence ATGCCGGCCTGGACAGTGAAGAACGCGTGGACGCCATCCACGATTCAGTCCTACCGTAATTACGCTAAAACCAATGGTCCACGCCGTGCAGGCAACTTGCGTTCGACCTGCGAGGACCTTTCGATCCGCATGGTGGTCGACTTTGCTGAGCAGAATAATCTGCCGGTATTCTTCGGCAACAACGCCAACTCACAGGGGCTCGACCCGGCCAAGTTCAATTCGAAGGCGGCGTACCTGGACGCAGTGCTCCCTTCGACCGGGGCCAGCGACCTGTTGGACTACAATACCGTCGTGATGGTGAAAGGCGCCCAGAAGGGGAACGCCAACGTCAGCTTGCCGCTGGCCAAGCCAGGCGACCTGATCATCCTGTACCAAGGAGGCGGACACGTCCAAGTCGTCACCTCCGTTACCCCAGGCACCGTGAATATCGTCCAGGGAAACTTTCGCCCATCCTCACAGCGATGCGGCAGAATCGATCGCGTCTGGAATGGCCAGAATCAGAACGATCCGGCATCACGGTGCTACATCGGCGAGATCGTCGCGCAGAAAGCGTACACACGATCTGGCACGCCTCCGAAATGGACATTCACCGGAGGCAGGGATGAATTCTCGAAGGAGGGACGGCTTTGCATCTGGGACTTCGATGGCTGGAACGACTTCGTTCCCAACTATAACCGCGCGAAGGCTACCACGCCGTAA